One stretch of Clavibacter californiensis DNA includes these proteins:
- the dapC gene encoding succinyldiaminopimelate transaminase: MALGELPDYPWDQMAPYAERAGRHPDGIVDLSIGSPVDPTPTLIRDALAWATDAHAYPTTVGTPELRQAMVEWHARRRNATLGTDQVLPTIGSKEMVAWLPFMLGLGEGDAVVRPRVAYPTYEIGAALAGAESVPADDPADWPAHTRLVWLNSPGNPDGRVLGVDELRAAVARARELGAVIASDECYAELGWEGEWADGPTPSILDARVVGDDHAGVLALYSLSKQSNLAGYRAALVAGDRELIARLIRVRKHAGLLPPAPLQHAMTVALGDDSHVRAQRELYRARRDVLRPALEDAGWRIDSSEAGLYLWATRGRDAWEGIAELADLGILAGPGPFYGDASPEHVRLSLTATDERIAQAAARLRAAGAAPRSA, from the coding sequence GTGGCCCTCGGCGAGCTCCCTGACTACCCCTGGGACCAGATGGCCCCGTACGCCGAGCGGGCCGGTCGGCACCCCGACGGCATCGTCGACCTCAGCATCGGGTCGCCCGTGGATCCGACCCCGACGCTCATCCGCGACGCCCTCGCCTGGGCGACCGACGCGCACGCGTACCCCACCACCGTGGGCACGCCCGAGCTGCGGCAGGCGATGGTCGAGTGGCACGCGCGTCGCCGGAACGCGACGCTCGGCACCGACCAGGTGCTGCCGACCATCGGGTCGAAGGAGATGGTGGCCTGGCTGCCGTTCATGCTGGGCCTCGGCGAGGGCGACGCGGTCGTGCGCCCGCGCGTCGCGTACCCGACCTACGAGATCGGCGCGGCCCTCGCGGGCGCCGAGTCGGTCCCCGCGGACGACCCCGCCGACTGGCCCGCGCACACGCGCCTCGTCTGGCTGAACTCGCCCGGCAACCCGGACGGCCGCGTCCTCGGCGTCGACGAGCTGCGCGCCGCCGTGGCCCGCGCCCGGGAGCTCGGCGCCGTGATCGCGAGCGACGAGTGCTACGCCGAGCTCGGCTGGGAGGGGGAGTGGGCCGACGGTCCGACGCCCTCGATCCTCGACGCGCGCGTCGTCGGCGACGACCACGCGGGCGTGCTCGCGCTCTACTCGCTGAGCAAGCAGTCGAACCTCGCCGGGTACCGGGCCGCGCTCGTCGCGGGCGACCGGGAGCTCATCGCCCGGCTGATCCGCGTGCGCAAGCACGCGGGGCTCCTCCCGCCCGCGCCGCTCCAGCACGCCATGACCGTGGCGCTCGGCGATGACTCCCACGTGCGCGCCCAGCGCGAGCTGTACCGCGCCCGCCGCGACGTGCTGCGCCCCGCGCTCGAGGACGCCGGCTGGCGCATCGACTCGAGCGAGGCCGGCCTCTACCTCTGGGCGACCCGCGGCCGGGACGCCTGGGAGGGGATCGCGGAGCTCGCCGACCTCGGGATCCTCGCGGGCCCCGGCCCGTTCTACGGCGACGCCTCTCCCGAGCACGTGCGCCTGTCGCTCACGGCGACGGACGAGCGGATCGCGCAGGCGGCGGCCCGGCTCCGCGCCGCCGGCGCAGCGCCCCGCTCCGCGTAG
- the fdxA gene encoding ferredoxin: MTYVIALPCVDVKDRACIDECPVDCIYEGERSLYIHPDECVDCGACEPVCPVEAIYYEDDLPEKWSDYYTANVEFFAEMGSPGGATKVGVTAGDHPVIAALPIQNG, encoded by the coding sequence GTGACCTACGTCATCGCCCTGCCCTGTGTCGACGTCAAGGACCGCGCCTGCATCGACGAGTGCCCGGTCGACTGCATCTACGAGGGCGAGCGGAGCCTCTACATCCACCCGGACGAGTGCGTGGACTGCGGTGCGTGCGAGCCGGTCTGCCCGGTCGAGGCGATCTACTACGAGGACGACCTGCCCGAGAAGTGGTCGGACTACTACACCGCCAACGTCGAGTTCTTCGCCGAGATGGGATCCCCGGGCGGCGCGACCAAGGTCGGCGTCACCGCGGGCGACCACCCCGTCATCGCCGCGCTCCCCATCCAGAACGGCTGA